ATAGTTGGACCCCGGATTAAATCATTCTATGGTCATATTATGCTTGTTTAAGCAACAATTCATCCAAGACTTCCCATTTACACGAGCATAATATTTATGATGTCTAACATTTGGTAATAGCAGAGCTTTTGGTGTATGTGAACAAAAAAATGAAcgaataaattataaaatcatTGCATTTAGTTCAAAATATAGAACTCATGGTGTATATAGTAGAATGTATGAAAGATGCAAGGGAAATCTTactaaaacaaattcaaaagtaGATCATAGTATTTAATAATGATAGCAAACAATTATACGTACTTAGTGAAAACAGATCGATATCAAACATAACAATCTGAATGTTTATTATGCATAACaatcgataaaaaaaaattaaaactttatttatcCATCAACATTGTCAACATTGTATACAATGCACATCATTTTCAAGATTAAATGGGAAAGTGGGAGAATAAGTTCACATACATTGCGACTCAACACATAGTTGGACCCCGGATAAAATCATTCTATGGTCATATTATGCTTGTTTAAGCAGCAATTCATCCAACACTTCCCATTTACCCGAGCATAAGATTTATGATGTCTAACATTTGGTAATAGAAGAGCTTTTGGTGTATGTGAAACAAAAAGaaccaataaattataaaatcatTGCATTTAGTTCAAAATATAGAACTCATGTAGCAACTGAGATAGCAACATAGTTCATAAAGAAAGAACATTTACCACATATTTATCATTTGAAAATAGAAACAAATCAATAGAAGGAGGAAAGTAGGTCATACACTTTCAAGCATCACAAATTTatttaaacaaagagatgataGATTATGGCAATAGCAATACCCTAATAGTGGTTCCTATATCAGAAAACATAATGAAAAAgatgtaaaaaataaattaaaatgaaaagatttatactaattgaaaaaaattaataaatttataccAAATTAATGGCGGATTGGCAGTCGTCTTGGTGTCCAGATCTGAGAcgtaaaacaaaataataagaacaattccaaataaattaaaaataattaaaatatttgatgaaacccctaaatctataaaattaaaaataaaaatattgatttatatGAATCACGCACTGGCGTCGATTGATGAACCCAAAAGGAAAAATGAATCACCGGAGGTGGAGGTGATGGATGGTGGTCTTGGCTATGGATGGCGGTGACGATGGTGATGGAGATGGTGTCACCAATGAAGGAATATCTGGAACAAAAAGAGAGGGGGATTGGGGAGGGTCGCCAGCGACGGCAAGAGAGGGGGAGCGGGCACAAGTGAGAGAGAGAAGGAAGCGACGGGGTGGTTTGTGTGATTTTGTTGGCTATACGTATGTTTGGGTTAAGAAATTATAAGGGTAGTTTTGGTACTTTAGGTCAGGGTGTATTGTGTGTAGGCTAAATAAAAGTTTAGGGGCATATATGGTATTTCAAAGGTAGattagttggaaaaaaaaataggcAGTTTGCTTTAATATGGAGTATAgatatttagatttagattacatgattattttaatcatcttttttttttccgaacattcagtcggtatgcgatATCAGGGAAACTCACTCTATAATGATGAAGCGTTgtacgtaccctagacaacgagatgttgaccatgaacCGTTAATTTATGATTTGGTTATAATATTTATTGCCGAGTTAATCATTATCTTACATTGTTTCTCGAGTTTTAGAAGATAATATTCTTATTATTCTACAATTTGCTCgagttaaaaataataaaatatataataacactTGTAAAACACCATCTAccaaaattatttaaatattacatagtTTTTGTAAATAACAACatttatttatcaaatgataACCGAATAAGATTCATATTCATTTACAAAAATGTATCATTTTGATACGAATCattcaatttctttttatttgtaattcgTTTGTTAAATTTTTAACCAACTTAAAGTAcatacattaaatttaaaactGTTACATACATCGAACTCAAAACTCTTGTGCATCATGCAGGTGACCTAGTATGTGTATATTATCATTATGTTTCAAATAATGATACTGAAAGAAAAAAGACGTTAAATATGTTTTTCATTATTCTTATGTTCTACACACatcaaataatatttttattttctacaataagttttaaaaggtattacattttcattgtttttttcttatgttgCACACTTACACATACATAATAACAAAACCTATTGTGCCTAAAATATAACTTGACATCTCGGTCAACGACCAGTTATAACACTAGTAAAAGACTTAACAAAGTGTAATTAACGGCCGTTAATGAAAATGGTGATTAAAAGTGCAACATCTCATAGATGGATCATGGTTGTTGATAAAATGAAATCACAAGGTTAAAAGTTTAAACTGGGAGCATTTGTGAAAGGGAGATGATATATTCACAATACACATTTTCCATCTACAACAACTTTTTTTGACATGACTATTATACccttttcatatattatattttttacccTTTCATTTTATATCTTTTCACATGACCAAgaatatattatttgttatttttgtttctcCACACATACACTAGCATGCTTTTAGCATGATTCTATAATACAACTTGACTCAATATAATAAACATGACTATAAAATATCATACGAGCTGCAATTCATAACCCAACAAAAGACTTTTAACTTCAATAATCCAAGTGCAATAGAAACAGTAGTTCTGAATGGATAATCCCATTTAACAAGATAACAATCGAAATCATGAAAAGAAAATGTccttttaaaaactaaataccaTGTCAAAAAATATCAAAGATTTTCTAGCAGTACTTCAAATTGTTCCATGTGAACATTCTGATCCTGCacataaaaactttttgttAGCTCTAAAGAGAATGATATAATGGGTGCATAATGTTTAAATACATCTTCAGTTGATTACCTCATAGTCATATTACTCTAACGACGACGTAAAACTAAATGGAAAATCTGAAGATACACTTAAATCCATCAAGTTTCCATGATGCTCGTAACCAAACTCCTCGGTAACTTCATTGTTTCTTTGGAACATAGAAGTAGAACTTGAATAATTTTGTGCTTGTGACGATTCTACATACTCAAATCTCGAAGGATCCCTTGTTGTAGAAGTTattcctcttttcttttttgcttttgGCGGTCTTCCTTTTGGTCGTTTAATCACCGGCTCAAAAAATGTATCAGATTCGTTGATAAAGTTACTAATAATTGAAACAGCAAATTCTTTCTTATTCAAGGGCCACAATTGGTACTTCGAATAAAATTCTTTGAGCAACCTAACTACAGTATCATCACCATCATAATCATCTTTCGAATCCAAAGAAAATGAATCAAACCTCCAATGTGGATGAATAAGATGCAATGGAAGGGCCATTTCGTGTTCGACGTAATATTGTATCTTATGAGCACATGGAAGTCCCATAGTAGATGTAAAATGACTGGTACAGGGAGCCATGGTACCTAAAACCACAAAGAAACAGTTTAATGAAAGTACATCTTTAATTGAATAACAATATTGAAATAAAGCAAAGGTTACCTGCTTGTATTTTTTTGTATTGCTCATAGATTTCCTTTAATGCAAAGTGAGACACACGATATAGAAGCTCTCTAAAAATGGGTATGTTGCATTCAAGCAGCACTTTAATTTTCTCACTTGAGAGTGTCACTTTAATCTTATTGAACTCATGCTCAACCGCAAGACAGATCTTATCTTTCACTTCTTGAAAGTCACCCGTAGAAActtgtaaatacttttttagTTTCGCATGGGCGCCTTCAACTCTTGATGATGTACGGGTACCAAAATGCAAATACTTTTCGGTCCAAACGCTAACAAATTTTTCTTTCCAAGGCAGCCATACCTTTTTAATGTAATCAATTGGACCTTTCTTATCGTTATAAAACAACTCGAATTCAGCCCAATTATACTCAAACATAGCTTCAGTTGCTGAATATATCACATTTTGCCAACTTCCCATGAAGATATCAAACTCTTTATCACAACCAAAGTATTTCTTGCAATTCGCCAAAACATTCTTTTCAATATGCCAAACACATAAAAGATTCGTTGTAGCTGGAAATTCATTCTTTATGCCATTCATTAAGGCCAACTCCCGGTCTGTCATAATCACTGATGGTAGATTACCCTGTCCAAGAATCTTCTTGAATGCACTTAACGCCCAAACATAATTTTCTTCATCCTCTTTCTCCAAAAATACGAACCCAGAATAAAAGGTGGTGTTGAAGCATGAGATTCCAATGATATCAGTAATGGCATGTTATACTTATTGGTCTTATAAGTGCAATCCATCACAAAAGTACTAGAAAAGTGTTTGGCCAATTTAACTGACAGTGGGTGTGCAATGAACAGGCGAGTTATTCGCCCATCTAGATCATGGACAATATCATATGTAAAACCAGCCTTTTCAAGCTCTTCAAATAAGGCATTAATCATAGGCCGATTTCCTAATTTTTCCCTACGAATTTTTTTCTTCAGGTTGTATATTGTTCTTGAGTTTGCTGGGAGACTCGGGGTTTCTAGACGTAACGAAGAAAGAATTTGTCTAGCAGGTATTCCAGACATTGTCATTTCCTTCACAGTTTTCACTTTATTTGGTGATAGTTGACGAAATGATGAGTGGCCGGACATGTCCTTTGATGGTTCATGGTTATGTGTCAAGTTTTTCACTGTGAATGCCCAAAAACCATCGGCTCCCCTTTTGCCAACAATTTGGAATGGGCAATTGGTCAAACGAGAAGTGGTACTTCTTTTTCTATTAATCTCAGCAGGTTCTTTATGAGAACCTCCCCGGTCACATTGCAAAATGACATGCTTGCCTTTTCTTGAATCACGTATAGAGAGCCCATATCCTTTAGCATAATAAAATGATCGCACACTTCGTAGTAACTCATCATATGTTTCAAATTGGGAGGTTGCTAGGAAAACTTGTTCACTTTGATTCATTGAACTTTTTGTGTCAACTGAGCTCATCTGGTGATTGAAATTATAACACTAAAATGAACCACTTGCTGTTTTTAGATtgttattttatgatatataacaactattaaacataaaaaataaaaaaaaactttcattcaCATGTACACCATAAATTTTCTTATACAGTGGCCACATGAACCAAGTTATGATAATAAACTAAAGATATTTGGATCCAAATTATAAACTAATTAACGATACCCAAACATCATATAAAAGGACTTTTAAACATGATAACCACAAGGGAGTTTTAATCATGATATTACCCTTATGTTTTAAGCATATGATATTTCTCTTCAGAACCCACAGTCATAGACGattatacaaattaaaaaaaaatgcccTTAAGTTTGAATGGTAATACTATGTGTATAATTTAGGGCTTTTTCAGTTAGTTTAATCAAGTACATGTGATTCCATAGTTGATTAGATTGAGGCTGTGGTTGGTTTCTAGACGATATAACTGATGTGGAGCATGAGAACAATGGAAGCAAAAGATAGTATTGAATAATTAGGGCTGatagagaaaaagaagaaactgAAGAGTCGGTAATagagaaaataaatatttaattagtttttttgattatgtgaaaagatataaaatgaaagggtaaaaaatgtaaaatataaaaagggtATAATAGTCATGTTAAAGAAAGTTGTTGTAAATGGAAAATGTGTGTTGTGAATATATCGTGTCCCTTTtgtgaaatatattttttttacttttttatattttagtctGAGTTCAACTGAAACCACTAAACCAAACACCAAAAAACTGTTTCTGTCTTCACCCTTCCCAAATTTTCAAATCCCATCACACACAAActctgtatctatctatatctatagctATATTATTATGTCAGATTCAGAAGAACAAGACACCCAACAActtgaagaagaggaagatgatgaagaagaaacaGTTCCACAACTTAGTAAGGATCAAAAAATCGACATTGCCAAATGGTTCCTTCTTAATTCTCCCCCTGGTGAAATTCAATATGTTGCCaaaggtcttttttttttcttcctaatcttcccttttatatatatatatgtaaatgtgtGTGTATCTAATAATAAATGAACAAATTTCCAGACTTGAGATCGGTTCTGAATGATGAAAATGTGTACGGACTAGCGGCTTCACAAGCATTCCCAATTTACAACAAATCTCATATCGTTTCTCTCCAATTCCCGAATCGTTCCGGTGATGTATGTGTTTccctttttatttcatttttttttttttactaattagTTGTTATTTTCGCACATTTGTCCCGTATCATGTGCGGCTTGATCGGTTGGAAACTAAAATTATCTTGGTGTTTTTCATGTTGATCTAGTCATTCAAGAACTCGGTTTCATGTTTTCATTTTGGTTTCATGTATGTATATCCGGGTTTGTTTATGCAGGTACTGATATCTTCATTTAGTGAAGTTAGCCAGGATGAATATCTTGATCCCAGGACTGCACAAGTAGGGAAAGTTGATCACGTTCGACAGGTAAGCTCATTTAGGCTAGCTACTGAATGGTTTCTCACGGTTTCGTGTCTTAAACTAGAATTCTCAAAGTTAAACCAAATTTAGCTACTGCCatcaatataaaaacatacatcATAGATCAACAGTTAGTTTATTACTCGTAAATGGATGAGGTTTTGTCTTTTAAGGTTACCAGCCTAACTTGGATATCCTGTGATTGTTTTCGAACCTTTCTTTGGCCACCCCCAAGATTGTACCTAGTGAGATTCAACCCGAGACCTTTTGTAAAGAAGTCTCAATGTTATCTACTAGACCACCTTCGAGATTGTATTAGTTTATTACTTGTCATTTCACTAATAAGCAAAGCAAGTGACTAATTGAAGTTTAGATTTAATATTCGGCCTTTACTTTACATATTTTGTAGCTGAACTAATTCTTATACAAAATTGGTCCTTTTTCAAATCATTCAAACATAAGTATTTGCTATATGGGTTATATATCAAAAGTTTTAAAGTTGACAATCTATGTTTGAAAATCAAGATCTTGTGTATAACGAGAAACACATTGTGAAATAAGGAGTTTGGTAAGTTATTGAATTTAAGTGGCTATATTTTAAAGAATAATCACGGCCAATTCCAAGGTATGTACCAAAAGACCAAATTTGTTGTTTTGGTGTAAAAAAATCCATCTCTACCAAGTCACTAAATTTGGTGTAAATGTTAGCGCAACACTAACTTTTGGGCTGTTCACTCGATATTTGGTACAACACTAAATTTAGTTTAATCATTTTATCCAAtattttggtcttattttatACCCTAATGATCTATTGACTAATCCATATAGTTCATAAATGTTAATTAAtctaaaataaattttgttttatgcaAAATATTGGAAAGAAGCTCAAATTGGGGGAAGTATTTTTAGTGTATAAGTTATGGTAAAAGCAAACTTCAGTGtagaaagatttttttttacaccAAATATGATTGCACTATTTGGTTCCATACATTGGAGATGCCCTTAGCTTCAATGTTTGAAGTCATTATTGCTAAGATAGTGTTTACCATGTTTTACCCTGAATCCATGAATATCGTAAGATCCTACATCTTGTGGCATGGCACTATAAGCtattaatttacacatgtgaCATGTGTAGTGCTTTGTTATCTTTATCAGTTTGAGTTTTACTATTATAGGATAAAGAACTAATATTTATGCTATATGGGTTCAGATTTGTACGCAAATGAGACCAGCTAGAGATGACGAGCTTCCATCCCAATATGTAGAAGAGTACCGGTAAACTTCTTGTCTAAATATTGTTTAACTTTTAACTATCTTTTAAGCATGTGAGTTTCCACAGCTGACTAACAGTTTACAGTTGTGCTATTAACTTAGGCtgcataattaaataaatccaGATCTGAAACCTTTTCATTAGTTTACAAACATGTGACGATAATCATTGCACAGCTAAATGACCATCTTAAGATATAACAATATAAGTTTGAATACTATATAATATTTACTATAAGGGATATGTACTTATTGATAGCAATTTGTATGTACAGTTGTGCCTTGGACGCTGAAATTTCTAAGTATGTTGGAGAGGCTTATTCAAAAGGTGTTTTCTCAGTCTATTGTATCAGTGGAAGAGAAGTTGAAGAACCTGGGTCAGATTTTGAGCTTGTTGTGGTGATTACAGCTACTCGACATAGCCCACAAAACTTTTGGTTTGTGAACTTAGCTTAATTGACTTTTTAGGGTATACTGTGAAGTATATACTATTCCCTTAATTTATTTCGCAATGCTTGGTATGTCACATTAACGAATTGTGTATCATCCCTACATATTTATCAGTAATGGAAATTGGATCTCAATATGGAACATTGAATTCAAGGATGAACTGCAAACTGTGGAAATCAGAGGAAAAATGCAGGTGGGTGCTCACTATTTTGAAGAAGGGAACGTTCAACTAGATGCAAAGAATGAATGCAGGGATTCAACTATCTTCCAGGTGACTAAACTCACTTCTCAGTATATGACTACTGATACCTTTGGGTAATCATAAAAATGTTGACTTGTTCAGTTGATGATGCTTTTATAGTTGTAAAAATGATTTCTTTGGTAGCATTTCAAGTGGGTAATTTTTAATTTGGAATGGGCTAATGAAAGCAATTTTCTGTGCTTTATATAATCAAATTGTATAAATAGTTAAATTTTCTTATGTTCCAAAAAACCACATATTCTTATGAATTTATGAAGATAATCTTACTTTTTGAATTAAAGGACGGAGGgagtttttatctttattttcgATAAGTATGGGCTACTTTGTCACTGCTTTCCATTTTAACCAATGTGGAAAATcttacccatttgacctgcCATAAAGAAAATATAGCGGAAACCTACTTGTTCACCAATAAAAGTGGTAAATAGTTCCACCTCTAACTGTGTGGTTCAGGCGCATAGCTAACCAATCTTACTTATGATATATCATATTGTTCCTCAGTTTTCTCAAGCTATATCATCTTAAGATCGTACACTGATCTAGTTAGGGTATGACTGTTGCTTAACACCTTTTGCACAAACCATATGGATGCTAAAGCAACCATAGAACTCAGAATAACAATCTAGATCTGTCGAGGTTCTCAGTTAGGGTTTTAAGTTATTGGTTAAGGTCAAACTGGTAAATCTAGTTGAAAATGTTTGTAAATGTGTTTTGGGTAAAGGGTTACCCCTCTGATTGAATGATTTTATGTGAAAAAGAGGTGGTCACTATTATAAAGAATCAAATCCCGTTATAGTTAGGAGATCAAGTGCCATCCGAGAGTCTTCTTCGTCTTTTTCTGGAACTCTTTTCTCTAAGGGTATTGAAGTGAGCCGAGGAGAGGCTGGATGGAATTAAGCTCGACAGGAAGCATGACCAATCTGATCTTGTTTCGGAAGCTGGTAGAGAATAGAATAGGCTGTGAGAGATATTTTTTCTCTTGAGAGTTGAGAGGTTAATTGTATTGAACATAACAAAATGCTCAAAAGCTGTTcatataatgaataataatcaattaaaatacattagctaatttaaaatataatttccTGGCAATAGTAAAAGTTCGAGGTGGCTCAACCTGACCAACACAGAATTACTCGATTTGACCTGATATCCAACATGACCTACCCACTCATCTCTACACCTTTACAGAGCAACATAATACTTGGTGTGATGTTTATTTTAAGTGATTAAGGTGGCATGGTTGTAAATGGAAAGTTATATCCTTACAATATTTGATACATATGCCACAGGTATGCAATACTGAGTTGTACAGTTTGCTATATAAATCGTACATTGTGGtaacttaattaaaaagagTTGCAGTAGGGTAGCACTTTCCTTTGTAAATGGGTTGGAAATGACCATAGGTTTGAAAGAAAAGTGAGACTACCCAGCTCTCATGTGTGGTTTGAAGAAACCTATGTATGTATATTGGTTTTCTCAAACCCATCTTCTGGACATCTGAAACTAAACATAAAGTACGAGTTCCTTTCCATTTCTTCATTTTATACCCACTGACCAAACACACCCTGAATAAGTGTAGTTATTTTGCGGTTGTTGATGCATAAGACGTATTGTCGAAGTCACTGTTTGTTTTGCAAATCTGAACGTGTTCTGAACTGAATTCATATGAAAGTTGAGTTTAACTGAATATAAAATCGAACAGTTGGCTAATAAAGGCAATTGTATTAACTCATAC
The sequence above is drawn from the Erigeron canadensis isolate Cc75 chromosome 4, C_canadensis_v1, whole genome shotgun sequence genome and encodes:
- the LOC122595850 gene encoding F-actin-capping protein subunit alpha — protein: MSDSEEQDTQQLEEEEDDEEETVPQLSKDQKIDIAKWFLLNSPPGEIQYVAKDLRSVLNDENVYGLAASQAFPIYNKSHIVSLQFPNRSGDVLISSFSEVSQDEYLDPRTAQVGKVDHVRQICTQMRPARDDELPSQYVEEYRCALDAEISKYVGEAYSKGVFSVYCISGREVEEPGSDFELVVVITATRHSPQNFCNGNWISIWNIEFKDELQTVEIRGKMQVGAHYFEEGNVQLDAKNECRDSTIFQSPDDSAISLMEIIRHHESEYLTSLQASYSNLPDSTFKELRRKLPVTRTLFPWHNTMQFSLTRDLTKELGIGK
- the LOC122596825 gene encoding protein FAR1-RELATED SEQUENCE 5-like, with the translated sequence MNQSEQVFLATSQFETYDELLRSVRSFYYAKGYGLSIRDSRKGKHVILQCDRGGSHKEPAEINRKRSTTSRLTNCPFQIVGKRGADGFWAFTVKNLTHNHEPSKDMSGHSSFRQLSPNKVKTVKEMTMSGIPARQILSSLRLETPSLPANSRTIYNLKKKIRREKLGNRPMINALFEELEKAGFTYDIVHDLDGRITRLFIAHPLSVKLAKHFSSTFVMDCTYKTNKYNMPLLISLESHASTPPFILGSYFWRKRMKKIMFGR